From Lemur catta isolate mLemCat1 chromosome 19, mLemCat1.pri, whole genome shotgun sequence, a single genomic window includes:
- the IL4I1 gene encoding L-amino-acid oxidase isoform X1: protein MLLPQRWRHHLLPRGMAPLALRLLVLVPILLSLVASLDWRADHSQDPLEKCTHDPDYEQLLKVVTLGLNRTLRPQKVIVVGAGVAGLVAARVLSDAGHKVTILEANNRIGGRIFTYRDPKTGWTGELGAMRMPSSHRILHKLCHRLGLNLTKFIQYDENTWTEVNNVKLRNYVVEKMPEKLGYALRPREKGHSPEGIYQMALSKALKDFKVLGCRKAMKKFERLTLLEYLLGEGNLSQPAVQLLGDVLSKDGFFYLSFAEALRAYTCLSDRLQYSRIVGGWDLLPRALLSSLSGPVLLNSPVVAMTQWQHHVQVQMATSRHNLKTLTADVVLLTASGPAVQRIRFSPPLPHRLQEALRGLHYVPATKVYLSFRRPFWHDDHMKGGHSNTNRPSRMIFYPPPHEGALLLASYTWSDDAAAFAGLSRDEALRLALRDVAALHGPVVYQLWDGRGIVKRWAEDPYSQGGFVVQPPALWHSEDNAQDYNWAVPYGRIYFAGEHTAYPHGWVETAVKSALRAAIRINSRQRHVSPTGSTQEPWQWKGHRHPMARSTTCHLAKRDATPPPVQPQFSLPHTTHNRTLY from the exons ATGCTGCTGCCCCAGCGCTGGAG ACACCATCTCCTACCAAGAGGCATGGCCCCGTTGG ccctgcGCCTCCTCGTCCTCGTCCCCATCCTCCTCAGCCTGGTGGCCTCCCTGGACTGGAGGGCTGACCACAGCCAGGACCCCCTTGAGAAATGCACGCACGATCCTGACTATGAGCAGCTGCTCAAGGTGGTGACCTTGGGTCTCAATCGGACCCTGAGGCCCCAGAAGGTGATCGTGGTTGGTGCTGGTGTGGCTGGGCTGGTGGCCGCCAGGGTGCTCAGCGATGCTGGACACAAG GTCACCATCCTGGAGGCAAACAACAGGATCGGAGGCCGCATCTTCACCTACCGAGACCCGAAGACTGGCTGGACTGGGGAGCTGGGGGCCATGCGCATGCCCAGCTCCCACAG GATCCTGCACAAGCTCTGCCACAGGCTGGGACTCAACCTGACAAAATTCATCCAGTACGACGAGAACACGTGGACCGAAGTGAACAACGTGAAACTGCGGAACTACGTGGTGGAGAAGATGCCCGAGAAGCTGGGCTACGCCCTGCGCCCCAGGGAGAAGGGCCACTCGCCCGAAGGTATCTACCAGATGGCTCTCAGCAAG GCCCTCAAAGATTTCAAGGTACTGGGCTGCAGAAAGGCAATGAAGAAATTTGAAAGGCTCACGCTCCTG gAATACCTCCTCGGGGAGGGGAACCTGAGCCAGCCGGCCGTGCAACTCCTAGGAGATGTGCTGTCCAAGGATGGTTTCTTCTACCTCAGCTTCGCGGAGGCCCTTCGGGCCTACACCTGCCTCAGCGACCGGCTCCA GTACAGTCGCATCGTGGGCGGCTGGGACCTGTTGCCACGCGCGTTGCTGAGCTCGCTGTCGGGGCCCGTGCTGCTGAACTCGCCGGTCGTGGCGATGACGCAGTGGCAGCACCATGTGCAAGTGCAGATGGCCACCTCCCGCCACAATCTGAAGACGCTGACCGCGGACGTGGTGCTGCTGACGGCGAGCGGGCCGGCGGTGCAGCGCATAAGGTTCTCGCCGCCGCTGCCGCACCGACTGCAGGAGGCGCTGCGTGGGCTGCACTACGTGCCGGCCACCAAGGTATACCTGAGCTTCCGCCGGCCCTTCTGGCACGACGACCACATGAAAGGCGGCCACTCCAACACCAACCGCCCGTCGCGCATGATATTCTACCCGCCGCCGCACGAGGGCGCGCTGCTGCTGGCCTCCTACACGTGGTCGGACGACGCCGCCGCGTTTGCCGGCCTGAGCCGCGACGAGGCGCTGCGCTTGGCGCTCCGCGACGTGGCGGCGCTACACGGGCCGGTCGTGTACCAGCTCTGGGACGGCAGGGGCATCGTCAAGCGCTGGGCAGAGGACCCGTACAGCCAGGGTGGCTTCGTGGTGCAGCCGCCGGCGCTCTGGCACAGCGAGGACAACGCGCAGGACTACAACTGGGCGGTCCCTTATGGCCGCATCTACTTCGCCGGGGAGCACACGGCCTACCCACACGGCTGGGTGGAGACGGCTGTCAAGTCGGCGCTGCGTGCTGCCATTAGGATCAACAGCAGGCAGAGGCATGTGTCCCCGACCGGCAGCACACAGGAGCCATGGCAGTGGAAGGGCCATAGGCACCCGATGGCCAGGAGCACCACGTGTCACCTGGCAAAGAGAGATGCCACCCCACCTCCAGTCCAACCCCAgttctctctcccacacacaaCCCACAACAGGACCCTGTATTAA
- the IL4I1 gene encoding L-amino-acid oxidase isoform X2 → MPNNDFYPRLTRKAMSDERALQSQPCTLRLLVLVPILLSLVASLDWRADHSQDPLEKCTHDPDYEQLLKVVTLGLNRTLRPQKVIVVGAGVAGLVAARVLSDAGHKVTILEANNRIGGRIFTYRDPKTGWTGELGAMRMPSSHRILHKLCHRLGLNLTKFIQYDENTWTEVNNVKLRNYVVEKMPEKLGYALRPREKGHSPEGIYQMALSKALKDFKVLGCRKAMKKFERLTLLEYLLGEGNLSQPAVQLLGDVLSKDGFFYLSFAEALRAYTCLSDRLQYSRIVGGWDLLPRALLSSLSGPVLLNSPVVAMTQWQHHVQVQMATSRHNLKTLTADVVLLTASGPAVQRIRFSPPLPHRLQEALRGLHYVPATKVYLSFRRPFWHDDHMKGGHSNTNRPSRMIFYPPPHEGALLLASYTWSDDAAAFAGLSRDEALRLALRDVAALHGPVVYQLWDGRGIVKRWAEDPYSQGGFVVQPPALWHSEDNAQDYNWAVPYGRIYFAGEHTAYPHGWVETAVKSALRAAIRINSRQRHVSPTGSTQEPWQWKGHRHPMARSTTCHLAKRDATPPPVQPQFSLPHTTHNRTLY, encoded by the exons ATGCCCAACAATGACTTCTATCCCAGGCTAACCAGAAAGGCCATGAGTGATGAGAGAGCCCTCCAGAGCCAGCCATGCA ccctgcGCCTCCTCGTCCTCGTCCCCATCCTCCTCAGCCTGGTGGCCTCCCTGGACTGGAGGGCTGACCACAGCCAGGACCCCCTTGAGAAATGCACGCACGATCCTGACTATGAGCAGCTGCTCAAGGTGGTGACCTTGGGTCTCAATCGGACCCTGAGGCCCCAGAAGGTGATCGTGGTTGGTGCTGGTGTGGCTGGGCTGGTGGCCGCCAGGGTGCTCAGCGATGCTGGACACAAG GTCACCATCCTGGAGGCAAACAACAGGATCGGAGGCCGCATCTTCACCTACCGAGACCCGAAGACTGGCTGGACTGGGGAGCTGGGGGCCATGCGCATGCCCAGCTCCCACAG GATCCTGCACAAGCTCTGCCACAGGCTGGGACTCAACCTGACAAAATTCATCCAGTACGACGAGAACACGTGGACCGAAGTGAACAACGTGAAACTGCGGAACTACGTGGTGGAGAAGATGCCCGAGAAGCTGGGCTACGCCCTGCGCCCCAGGGAGAAGGGCCACTCGCCCGAAGGTATCTACCAGATGGCTCTCAGCAAG GCCCTCAAAGATTTCAAGGTACTGGGCTGCAGAAAGGCAATGAAGAAATTTGAAAGGCTCACGCTCCTG gAATACCTCCTCGGGGAGGGGAACCTGAGCCAGCCGGCCGTGCAACTCCTAGGAGATGTGCTGTCCAAGGATGGTTTCTTCTACCTCAGCTTCGCGGAGGCCCTTCGGGCCTACACCTGCCTCAGCGACCGGCTCCA GTACAGTCGCATCGTGGGCGGCTGGGACCTGTTGCCACGCGCGTTGCTGAGCTCGCTGTCGGGGCCCGTGCTGCTGAACTCGCCGGTCGTGGCGATGACGCAGTGGCAGCACCATGTGCAAGTGCAGATGGCCACCTCCCGCCACAATCTGAAGACGCTGACCGCGGACGTGGTGCTGCTGACGGCGAGCGGGCCGGCGGTGCAGCGCATAAGGTTCTCGCCGCCGCTGCCGCACCGACTGCAGGAGGCGCTGCGTGGGCTGCACTACGTGCCGGCCACCAAGGTATACCTGAGCTTCCGCCGGCCCTTCTGGCACGACGACCACATGAAAGGCGGCCACTCCAACACCAACCGCCCGTCGCGCATGATATTCTACCCGCCGCCGCACGAGGGCGCGCTGCTGCTGGCCTCCTACACGTGGTCGGACGACGCCGCCGCGTTTGCCGGCCTGAGCCGCGACGAGGCGCTGCGCTTGGCGCTCCGCGACGTGGCGGCGCTACACGGGCCGGTCGTGTACCAGCTCTGGGACGGCAGGGGCATCGTCAAGCGCTGGGCAGAGGACCCGTACAGCCAGGGTGGCTTCGTGGTGCAGCCGCCGGCGCTCTGGCACAGCGAGGACAACGCGCAGGACTACAACTGGGCGGTCCCTTATGGCCGCATCTACTTCGCCGGGGAGCACACGGCCTACCCACACGGCTGGGTGGAGACGGCTGTCAAGTCGGCGCTGCGTGCTGCCATTAGGATCAACAGCAGGCAGAGGCATGTGTCCCCGACCGGCAGCACACAGGAGCCATGGCAGTGGAAGGGCCATAGGCACCCGATGGCCAGGAGCACCACGTGTCACCTGGCAAAGAGAGATGCCACCCCACCTCCAGTCCAACCCCAgttctctctcccacacacaaCCCACAACAGGACCCTGTATTAA